The DNA region AAGAACTTGCTAAAAAAATTAATTCTGCTATCTTTCCAGGTATTCAAGGTGGACCATTAATGCATATAATTGCCGCTAAAGCAGTGGGTTTTAAATTTAATCTTAGTGCTGAATGGAAAGTTTATGCTAGACAAATTAAAACTAATGCTCAAGTTTTAGCTAATGTGTTAAAACAAAGAGGTTTTAAACTTGTAAGCGATGGAACAGATAATCATCTTGTTTTAATGAGTTTTTTAGATCGTGAATTTAGTGGAAAAGATGCAGATTTGGCTTTAGGAAATGCAGGTATTACTGCAAATAAAAATACTGTTCCAGGTGAGATTAGAAGTCCTTTTGTGACAAGTGGATTAAGATTAGGAACTCCAGCACTTACAGCAAGAGGTTTTAAAGAAAAAGAAATGGAAATTGTTTCCAATTATATCGCAGATATTTTAGATGATATTAATAATGTAAAATTACAAGAAAATATTAAACAAGAACTTAAAAAACTTGCTAGTAATTTTATCATTTATGAAAGGGCTATGTTTTGATTTCACCAATGGATATGTCGTTAATTAAAATAATTAGCGATCATTATTATATAAGACGTGATAAAATTGTAAATAAACTTACGCATAGGGGTCGTTTATTTTTTGATAAATTCGAAAGGATTGATGCTCCTTTAAATTTAAATATTATGAAAGAGCATGCTGCTAAAAAAATTGTTGTTGCTCATGATTTAATAACGCGTGATAATAAGGTAGAAAATATTGTGTTTGATTATAATGGCTTTAATGCTGAAAGATTTTATCATCGTGCACAATTGATTTTAAGAGAAGAAGGTTTTATAAATTTTACAGCTTATAAAACTAAAACCTCTGGACATTTACATCTTTATATTCATAAAGGGCATACAGCATTAGATGAAGGTTATTCTTTAGCATCTAAACTTTCTATGATGTTTGCAAGTAAAATGCCAGTAGAATGGAAAGTTTTTCCTAGTAAAGATTTGCCTAGAGAATTTAATATTTTAATATTACCCTATGAAGTTTATCAAAAAGAACGAGGAAGTTCTTGGTCTAAGCATATGTGAGAAAGGATGAATTATGGAAAATCAAAAAAATGAATTTGATGATATTATTTTAGAAAAAAATACTCAAAGTGAAAAAATGAA from Campylobacter hepaticus includes:
- a CDS encoding DUF1882 domain-containing protein is translated as MISPMDMSLIKIISDHYYIRRDKIVNKLTHRGRLFFDKFERIDAPLNLNIMKEHAAKKIVVAHDLITRDNKVENIVFDYNGFNAERFYHRAQLILREEGFINFTAYKTKTSGHLHLYIHKGHTALDEGYSLASKLSMMFASKMPVEWKVFPSKDLPREFNILILPYEVYQKERGSSWSKHM